TAAAGAGCTCCCCATCTGATTCCAACAGGGGAGCAATTTTATGATCAAGTCTCCGCATCACAATGAGTAGCTTCTGAATGCTCTCAGCGAGTTCTTTGTCTTCCATATGAGTAGCAGCAAGGGTCTGAAGGAAAATAACATACTTGGATTCAAATAATCACATAATTCTATCTGACAACAAAGATCATTTCAACCAAGCTAGGGCAAGTCTGCATATGCACACTACTTTTCATATGTCATGTAATCCGCAATAAATGACATAACTACACACAAACAAAATACTTgttattattcaaaaataaaacacCATCTACACTTATTGTTCATCAATTACAACTCCAGCCCTATAAGATTCAATTTGATAATAACAAGTAGTTCTTATGATGCATAAGGTCAAGTTATGAAAAATGTATATCTTCTCTAGAGGAACTCCATTGACTGGTAGAGTCAAGGATACAAACCAAGAATTTTATTTCGAACGTGAGGAGAATGAAGACGTAATTTTATAGTCATATGGCATGAATGCTACATGAAGAGCATAAGCCAGATGATGGAACTGGAAGATCTAGGATGAATGCAAGGAAACGTAAGGGTCTGACAATCCTTCAGGTAAATTGACCTGTCCAGCAAATTTGTCAATAACCCAACAAAACTAACAATAACGCTAACTAAGAAACCTCCTCTGAACACAGTCAAACTATTATTCTACGGTTTCTACCAGGTCAATGGGTTTTGGAAATCCATCCTATTGGCTCTTAGCAGTAAATTACTAACTATCAACtactttttttttggtttaCTAACTAATCAACAACTAGTAAAGAACTTTCTTAAAAAGAATTATCAACAGTTCTAAATTTCCTGAATATCAGCTACTTCCCCATTAAAAcaacctcatcctcatcaaTATCCACTTTGTCTAACAACATATAGCCTCTTTCTCTCTGCAACCCTGCAACTTAACCAGAACTTGCATCACCTTGTCATCATTCAGCAAAACTCCTGGACACGAAGTACATCTTTGAGCTCAAAGATGGTTCCTTCCTTAGAAAATCCGATGGAAATGTTGGAGACAATATGAATTTTTGTAATGCTGTTTGGGCTCACAAATACACTAGCAACCTTTTTTCCGAGTTCATCCTGGTGTTGTTCAACAACATTCTCATCTATAGTCACACCTGGGCCGACCACCTCCTTCGTCTTTGGCACGTATTCCAGTTCTTGGAGAATCAGTCTTTAATTATCAACCTGAAGAAGTGTGTGTTGGGTACGGACCCCATGGAATACTCAGGCCACCTGGTGTCGGCCGCGGGTGCAAATGAACCTGACCAAAATATCAGCTGTTTTTGCAATGGCCGACACAGGTATCACTTTGTTTGAGGCAGGGATTCTGGGATTCACCAGCTTATACGAGATTATGGAAAGATTGCCATACCTCCCACTGACTTACTAAAGAAAGGGGTCAATTGCCCATGAGTTTGGAACTTAGAGGCCAATTTGGCATTTCAAGAACTCAAAAAGACGTCAACTTCAGCCTTCATTATGCAGATGCACATTTCTGTAAGCGATTTGTGGTGGAATGTGATGCCTCAGGCAGGGTATTATGGATGGTATTAATGCTAGAGAAGCAACCTATTGCATATTTTAGTAAATGACTCGTGGGGCGTTGGCTAGCTAAGTCAGCACAAGAGAAGGAATTGATGGCTTTGGTGCTAGCGGTGGGGCATTGGCAGCCCTACTTTCTGATTCGTCATTTCGTGGTACAAATGGATCAGTTCCGGCAATTGAGGCAGTCGCTTACTAGCTTGGTTGCTGACACAACAAAACTTGGCGACCAAGCTCCTTGGCTATGATTTTAACATAAATAGTAAAGAAAAGGTTCTCAACAAAGTAGCAGATACCCTCTTGCGCCACGAAGAAGGGGATTCAGCTGTCGACTTAAGAGTTATGTAGGTCGAACTTTTCAGGAGGTTTGGGCAGACTTGGAACTGAGGGCAGTTATCCATTCTCTTGACAAATTAGTGCTGTACTTAGATATTCCACCTCAGTGTGAACATTCCTTGGTGTTCCGGGGTATCTCCTCCTGTGGGTAAAATCATTAGATGGAGACAGGTCATCATCAGACATCAGGTTCGACAATAATAATCACTTGCATGACTTATCCGATGGTGTACTCTTATCGGTGCCTGAGGGTGTATTCTCATCACGTCAATAACACTCTCCAACAACCCTTTTTGCCATATACTCTTTGTGAGAAATATGGCAACTGGATCTACCCTTCACCAAATTCACTCCAGACCCTGAGGAATTAGTGATATTTGCTTCCCAATGTTGTTACTGTAAGCTACGACCCTTGCTGGTTTTTCGGACTACTGCAGCTATTCTAAGGGCTCTTCTACCTTTCGATTTTGTTGTCCATCTCCTTTATTGTAGCTTGGCGTGTTTTGGGCATGACTCAATCCAATGGGTTGGACCAGATTGTAAGAGTTAAAGAAAATGATCAAGAATCCAATTGAATATTGAAGAAAACTGAATGATAAAAAGTACCATTAGGAGAACTCTCCTGCCAAAGCTAACAGAGAAATACCTATTCAATTCATCTAAGTCAGGCAGAAGCCCATGTACGCGCACACACCTCACTAACAATAAATAAGCCACTAAAATTAGAAAAACAGAATTGAAAGAAATAATTCTATCGCATTATTGTGTAGATTTTTTCTCttacatatattaaaaattttatcGAGATTGTAGAGGGTCATGGGTGCAAGTATACTGATCTCTTCATAAATAGTGACCATCTAAACCACCTATTCTATAGTCCAGTATTCCCTTTTCATGACAACCAACAGTTTCAGACAATGAGAAGCATTAATCATGGAAGATCATAAATTGATAGTACATAGAAGCCCTAATTGCAGAAGATCAGCataaataccagaatagacacaAGCAACATCTTCAAACATGCACGTAAAGGTTATGTGTTCTAAAATGAATTGCCAACGATACCTCTCAAGCAGGTGGTCATAATACCTGAGCGGGACGTCCTTTACTTCGTCTTTGCAGAGCAAGGCGGAGTTGGTTGAAGAGGTCTCCTACAACCTCCTTCTGATTTATGAGCTCTATCAGTGTGGCACGATGACCTCGACTACGAATCAAAGCACTATACTGCAAATGAGAGTCAAAACTGGGGATCTGTATGGTGGTAGTACATGAAGCATTTGATACAAAGATACAGAACAATTACAAACCTCGTCTTCCAGTTCTCGACAAATTAGTGCTGTACGCCACCGAAGATGAACTTTCGATTGACTAACATCTGTATATATATGATCTCCAACATACATAATTTCATCTCCATGAATGCCAAGTGAATTCTCAACCATCTGAGCACTTCCCCCTGAGTATAATCCCCCTGACATGCAAGATAAATAAGTAAAAGTTGTTCTAAAACTTCAATCTGAATCATCTGATGCAGAAAGAAGAGAACACACACGTTTCAATAAAAATAGTATAGTTAAATATGAGCAAGTGTTCTACAATAAAATTAGTCTACTAAAAGTAGATTTCCAATAATCTATTAACACCAGTACGAGATATTCTGTTTTGGCATAGTACATTGATTTTTGTCCATTAGGTATCCCATTCCATGTAACCAGTTGACATATTGACACAAACTAATCCAGTCAACACCAAAAAGAATaataaactcataaataaagTAAACTTTCCTTCCTCTTTTATCACTACTTTTATGCTAAggaaaaatgagaatttattCGTTGATATAATTGTAGGAGCTTCCCAATCCAACTCGAAACTCATGGTTGGCCCGAATAGGCCAAACAAAAAAAGAGGTTAGAGTCGAAAATTCATAGCCCGAACGACCCGTAAACGAATAGCTCGATAACACAATAGGATTGGCTCGAAAATAGCCTGAACTCAATGAGGTTGGCCCAAAACCCAAGTGGACTGACCCAATcacttgaaaattttctcccTGATTGTGGAAGTTAGTACAATAAGAATTTTATTCAGATACTTGTGGAATGTGTTTTGGTTTAATTAAGACACTGCTCCAAGCCTTTCATTTTCTATAGATAGGATAGAAAATTTGTGATTGAGAGTCCGTGATGATCCGAAAGTTATACTCATAATTTCACTTCTCTTTCttttaaaaacatttttttatgtgaaaactaaaaaaatcattaagGAAAAATGCGACTCCAATCCTCATCTCTCAAAGAGAGGCTTATTAGTTGTTATGCAGGTCGAGGTTGAAATGACACTCATTTTTGTATGTATTTCTTTTTGTTACAACTATAAgaccatcatgaaaaatatatatgtataagttAAACTTTTACATGAATATCCTGGCCCAATTGGCCTGATGGgtaaacccgaaagtttagagTTGGATCGAAAATCTAgtccaaaaaaaattcaacttGAATAACACGTAACCGAATAGCCCTACAACCCGACAGAGCTGGCTCGAGACCGAGTGACTTGGTtcaattgacatccctacttatTCATCACCCCTACCTTATATTCTATATCAAACTCATATCCCAACAACTTGGTAAATGGCAACCCAAAATGTTGAGTCGAAGTAGACATATTGCTGCAACAAGAAACACAAGCTCCCCTTATCTGTTGGAACCACAAATCCGAGCCAAACCAAATATGACTGTCAACGATGAAAAGCTAGTCATCAACCATGTCTCATACGCCAATTTAACCATACTATGATCTGACAATGTCGTACTAAAGTAGGTGACAGGACATTCATCTTACAATGCCGTACTAAAGTAGGAGATAGGACACTCATCTTAGACAAGACTGTTTAATCCTTGCCTTGAGACATCACATTTTACTACAAAAAATTGCTAAAATTTCTGGCTTATTGAGAAACAGCGCTGCAAAAATCACTGCCTGTTTTACCCTTCCGAAAGCCACCCATGCTTCAACCACAACAATAACTCATAGACATTTCTGCATTGATGCCAACTAGCATATTTTTCATCATGATGGAATCACTTCCCCTTAGCTTTCTTATCTAGATATTCCTTGTGGGATATCCACTGAGTAGGGCAGTCCTTAAGTTTATTAACAGAAGCATCCTCAGAATTATTGCAGCAAGAAATAGACTTCAGCCAGTTTCCATTTACTACCACTAAGTGACAGACGCCTCAATCTCCCAGACTAATAGAACAACTAGCTGATCAGAACTTTCGTTGTTTCATTCCCTCTGGTTGCTTCAAACTCCCTTTCTATCTCTCGGGCTAGATGCTTTGTCTCAAATAAATTTGTCTCTTGACGAGATTGTATTCTCAGCCTTATATCAAGTAATCCATGAACATTCCTGGACAATGATGGTCTGCGAGGCTACGAACTTGCAACTCCTTTATCACAAGCATTAGTAGATGGTAACACAATCATTCTATCAGGTTTAGTCTCCAAACCTTTTGTATGATTGATGATCAACTTATGTCCTTTCTCTAACTTCTAAACTCGGTTGCCCATGTCCATTGAGATTGCATGACAAGCTTTGCGCATATACTGCTCCAGCAGGTCAGACCAAATTATTAGAGTAAACAGAACAACTATTGAACTTGAATTGAATTGAATACTGGAAAGTGATGAAATTAATAAGAATCACATGGAACTCTGGAGAAGTTCTCTGACTCAAGCACGAACATCGCTGCTCTAATTCGATCGTGGTTATAAACTAATTCTCCCATTATCAAGCGAAAACTACTTATCCTTCCTATGGTGCAAAGCCCAAGCAAAAAACCCGCAATCAACAAAAAATATCCACACCTATCTAGCCTCATAGCAGTGCACCGAGCATGCAAATAGTTAAAGGATTcttgactattttttttttttaaagaaaaaaaaaaaaaaaaaaaaaagcaaaagaaTGACATCAAAGATCAATATAAGTTTGAAGGTTTAAAACATTATTTGCAATCACCTGCATGAGCCTTAAAACATGGACGCATAAGACCTTCACCAGTCACCACTTCATACAATGGGTGTGACAGCTGAAAAAACTCTGGCTTCCTGGCCGAGACTATTACCTATAGAAACAATAGGTCAATACGTATTTCGGACCTCAAGAAATCAATACTTTTAACTTCAATAGTTACACTCAGTGCAAACAACAACAAACAACTTTTGATTAACCATTGATAAGTAGATGGTCCAGAGAGTCCAGGCACATCATAGCTTCGGTGAGACAAAAGAAGTTTTTAACATCAAGTTTCAAAAGTATGCTGTAGAATATGTCTTTATTAACAAATAGAAACCAGTTTCTGAACTCAGTCAATTTTAGCAACTCAACAGGGTCCACTCACCATGTCAAACAGATCTCTCCAGCTCATGTCATTTGGGAGAAATCTATTGAAAGAATGTTGCATCATCTTTTCAGTGTAGTGGTAATCTGAGTTTGTAATAAGCAAGAGTCGTTTGCCAGCCTGTTACATATCAGCTATCAGTctgctaaaaaaaaaatcttcacgAGCATCGAAATCATTGAGTAAGAACCATGCATTGCTTGAACTCTTGTAAAATGTGGATAGAATATACCTCTTTCTGGTCCAATAAGGCCAAAGGTAGCTCGGGATCAGGTTCTACAAAGAGTTCAGGTTTGGACATAATCTCACTCTGTATTTGAATCCTTTTATTAGATGATGCTTGTGAAACTGGTCATTCAAAAGACAAAAGTATAAAAGGTAAAAACCTTCAGCTGCCCTTCGACATGTGCCCTAAAAAGTGCTTTTCCAACAGCCTGAATCCAATACGTAAAGTTTAAGGAATTATAACATGTATCAAGTCAAATTCCATGTAATGCTTTCAACATTAAACCTTGTAAAGCCCTTTATAATCAAGTGGACCAAGATCTGCGGCTATAGCACCTTCATCCAATCTATCCACCATCTGAGCATAAGAACTTTATAAGTTATAAGCCATAAACAAATAATAATCAGGTGGAGCAAGGTAACTTTGCACTAAGCTATTTGGAAGTGTAATAAGTGTTACAGCATTGTGTACCAACAATGGCTACATAgttcttgaataattaacattaGTGCCTACCTATATAACCTTTCATTTGTAAATCTTAAGTAGTGAAGTTCAAAAGGAAAGGTCTTAGTATCCTATTCAAAAGCAGCAAGTAATCAAACATGCATGTTTGAGGCACGACGTTCAATAACCCACCTTCTGACTTCTTTGCATGTTAAAAAGCAAATAAAAGCTCATCATTGCAATTAAATCATTATTGGCCACCACCATAATTATTAAAGGTTTAAAAGAGTTCATGGAGCCTGGCAGAGGACTCATGCAGGTGCCTTCCCAAAGTGAGGCAAAATAACAATAACAGTAACAATAATTGAAGAAATCattaaatttttttctttttttcttaaatttggAGTCAATTACATTCTATAATATAGAGAAATAAGCGGAAGGCATACCAACCACCGAAACAGGAAATTGAATTCCTACATATCAGGAATTCTAATCGAACAGTATCTTACCAAGACTATGTTCTCCTAAATTGAGAGTGCTACAACTAAATAAAATCCAATATTTTCTAAATAAAGAAAACATATCTCCTAAATTGTATACATAATTTGTTTGCAATTTCTACACCCCTCCACCCCTGAAGCTGGGTTGTAAAAGTTATACAGACCAAGCTTGAAGTTCAAAAAACTAACTCCCTGAAGTGCAGTATTGACTTTCTCTAAGATAAAGTCACGACCAATTTTGATATGCATCATCCTATCATGATGTACCCAACTTAACTTTTAGCTATACTACAGCTGCTTATCTattactcaaaaaaaaaaaaatctatcagTAAATTTCTTAAACTGAAGCCTAAACTTCAACCTTGAGTTTTCTCAGTATTCCTGTAAACACATCCTCTAGCACATAGCAAGAGCAAGTGCTTGGTACACCGGCTCTGCAACTACTATGTGAAACCGTAGCCTGTTTCTTGCTTTTCCAAGTGATGAAATTTCTCCAAACATGTAGCAATAGCCAGTAGCCAATAGCCAATCTTCTCTCGGTTCGTTCACCTACCCAACAAGCATTACTGAAAATTTCTACACCACGATTTTCACAATTTGTAAAGAGAAACCATGACTAGGAACCatcttgaaatattttaaagtcGGGAGTATCTCATATGTCTGAAACTCGTGTTAATTGCATCTAAATGATTCTCAATTGTGTTGTTCATGGGCTGACTGACTACACTGACTAATTAACCAATGGTCGTGTCCGAGTGTGAGATAGATAGATCAATTGGAGTCCTTTCTTTACCTTGACCTTTTTTGCCGAGTCCATGGGTGTGTGTTGCAACCAAGAAAACTTGTTTCATTTAGCAAATCCAAAATATACTTCTTTTGGGATATGACAATTCCTTACTTTGATAGAGCTACCACCACTTCTAGAAAGTATCTTAGTGTCCTGAGATCTTTGATCACAAATTCAGTTGCCACTACCAGTAACCTTTTCAGGTTAAGAATCTACATTCATTTGGAGCGTGCATAACAGCACATAGCGCAGGCAATGATCATGTTGGAAGGTCCAATTTGGTATTGGAGATAAGGTGTTCTTGAAGCCATGTCCCTGTTGGCAAGTTACTTTATACCATAATGAATGCCAACTTGCTCGACATTCTATTAGATTATTTGATATTGTCTCACTAATTAACTTTGCCACTTATAAGTTGAAGTTACCTGATATGGTTCCAATTCACCCAGTTTTTCTTGTTTCCTAGTTGAAGGAGGTAATTAGGGACCATGCAGTTCCTACAATGCTACCGCATGAATTGTCAATGGAGGAACCCACTTACAGGCCAGAAGAAATTTTGCATTTTCGAGGAGCTCAGTGGGGCGAAGATTGAGCAAAGTAAGTGTTGATTAAATGGTCAGCTTGTCAGGAGGAGACAACTCATCTAGAGTACCAGATTTGGGTTTATCAGCATTGGATGAAATCCTAATAAAGCCCCCTGAGAAAAATATGGCTAATcagttatattttaatttagttataattcttatttttagcTCATAATTAGTCAGATTCTTCTCGGACAGATGAGATCAGATAGTACTTATAACCTTGGAggatgttaattagattatgCAAATAATTCCATTTGATGACTGTTGCTAGTGGCATTAGCCAGGCAGGGTCAACCTATAGATATCATTTTGGTTCCTTTCTTCTTCATATTGAAAATAGAAATATTCTAAGATTTGGAAAAGTCATCCTTTTGAGGTTAGTTTGATGAAACTACTGAGTCTTCCCTTGACCCTATTATTAGTGTGATGCCCCCCAGACTTTAAGCTGcttatgcatttttttattttatttttttttataatttaacagtattaaataaaaaaatttaaaggccgcgccacaggggactcgaacctaAGACCTTTGAcattaggcattaaccccttactgtttggccaacacacgcacacaaaatGGTTTTCAGTTGggaattgattttattttatctacaaTTTCCAATAACGAAAAATCTtagttgtaattttttttttttttttttgaattagaattacaagatATATCTGAAACACCACCTaaaagtgggaaaacatcaccgcacgcaggcgggattgaacccaaggcctctcacaaaggagagcctttgggtgcctcaacttATGCATTTTCCTTCTCAATTAAGTTGTTGGACATAATTTCAATAAGAAAGATGAATAAACCAAAGGAGAAATGATGGCACATTGTTCCCCAAGCATAAACGAAAAGGCAAGAATGCAAGATAAAATAAGTAGCACAACTATACCAATTTTCACATAAATACATTCTAACAAGGCATAACATTTGGAAGCTGACTACCTGCATAAAGGCAACTGCCTCAGAAACTGAGAACAGTGTATTGAGGAATTCCCACCGGCTCTCCTTCCGTAGATCGACAAGTTCTCTCCCATATATCTCACTTCCATTCAAAGAAAGCCAATAGGTAAATATGAATTGCTTTCTACTTAAGTTCCACCAGAACAAAAATAACAACCCAGGAAAGAAGAAACTTTAACTACATTAAAGATTCAGGCTGCATCATCAAAGATTGAAGTATTAAACCATGGTGAATATTATAATCGTTCTTCAAAAAAATCTTTATTGGATCTCTAGCTGATTGATAATTTTGTTACCTTTACTCCGATTGACTTTGGAAAGATGTTttacaattcacaactaatatTGAATAAGCAGATAAGAAAAGATTGAGACACACCTCACTTTTTGAGTAGACAACATTCCAGTTCCATGCATTGCTCTCTTAACATACCCAAATCGATCTGCTTTAACTAAATTCCCTTTCTCCTTATCTATAACTAGGCCTCGGATGACCTACAAGTACAAAGTACAGGAAACAATAAGAGAAGAAGAGTGCACAATGTTATATGAGACAAATATACAGCATACCAGCTCTGGGTCAAATGCAAGTCCATCAACGGGAAAACCCATATTTCTCAGATTGTCCATACAATAGTCATAAGCCCTTCCTTCCCATGCCTGCAAAGACACAATAATTCTGATCATTCAAAATTTCAACTCAAATAGCACACTTTGATAGAACCAACCAAAACATGATAGAACAATTATTGTGTTGAAGTTGTTGTAGAATATTTTGTATATATGTTTCATTATTTATCTTGTAACCATagttctccctatatatatgtgggaGTCTCTTGTATTCTACACAACAACATAATATAGTATTCTTCTTCTCTCCTACATGGTATCAAAGCTGGTATGAATTCTTCATCGACCGAGTTATACTTGACATTTTGCCCTTCTTTTTTCCTTCATTGACCTAGTTACACTTTACATTTTGCCCCTTTTTTTTCCTATGCGCCGCCGCTTAGGGTTTTGTTTTCTGCCGCTACTGCTGTCTAATTTTCGCGCCACCGCCGCTCTACTCATTGCTGCTACTGTTTGTTCCTGCTTTGCTTTGCCTAGGTTTTTGCTTTTCCGCCCTTCTCTTATCATGTTTGACAAATAAATCTGCTGCCTTAGGAACCACCATCAAATTGAATTGTTCCAATTATCTTCTATCGTCTCGTGCTTTTCTATTATTCTTAGGATCTCAAAAGAAATGACATCATGTTTTGTCTATTGCCCCCGCTAGTACGGATCCTAAATATAAAGCATGGAGTGCTAATGACTGTATTGTTATGACTTGACTTCTTAATAGCATGGATAAATCAGTTAGTAAAAACATTGTGTTCTGCCAAAGCTATGTGGGGTACTTTAAATGAGATGTATTCTAATGACAAGAATGTATCTCGTGTGTTTGCGTTGTATGAGAATCTCTTCTCTCATACACAAGATGGTCAATCTGTGAGCGACTACTTTTCCACTCTTAAGGGGATCCTCATTTATCATCCCTTATCATTTGATGTTGTGATACAGATCATTATTTAGTTATAGTTATatattgtttctttaatttatttagttatttaggcTTAAGTTATTTAGGGCTAGAATAATGTAATGGGTCATGGGTCAGGCTTTCATGTGAGCTCCAAGATATTTCTTGGGCCTCAAGTTTCTCTAGGTTTTTAAATAGTTATTAGTGAGTTAGGGTTAGGATTATCGTATTATTCTGGACAGCTTCCGTTGTAGGCCTCGCAAGAGGAGTTCGGGATAGCGTTTCTCATTGTAGGCCTCGCAAGAAAAGGGTTACTCTCAGTTTTCTTTGTTCAGTATtcatttcaatttatttctttcaATTCTCTTGTTCTCTACTTATCTCAATCCCTTCACTCTATCATGTTGTGACACAAGGGACTCAGTGGGAGGAATTTATGGTTGCAAAATTCCTATCTGGTTTATTAGATGCTAATCTTCGACCGGTTTGGGGCATCTTATTGGCAAGTAATAACATTATCACATTATCTAATGCTCTCTCCCGTGTTCTGCATGTCACCACAAGCCGTACTGAAACCATTTTTTTCAATACTTCTATTGCTCGAGGTCAGGGTCGGGGTGATGGTGGAGGTCATGGTTATGGTCGTGGTGGTGGTCGTGGAACTAATATTGACAAAAATACATGTAGTTGCTCTCATTGTGGTCGTACCAATCACGTGTTTGAAAAGTGTTCGGCAAAGTTTGGCAAACCAAAATGGGCGACCAAGAACAAGGCTTCCACTGCACAGACTTTGTCCTCCACGGCTGGCATAGTCTCTGTTCTTTTTGCTGATTATGAGTCATTTCTAACTTCTTCAAGCCATTCCTCTACTATGGCTGACATTTTTCGTGTCCCATGGTAAGTCTTGGATGTTGGATTCCAGTTCTTCTGCCCATATTACTTGTACCAAGTCACTCTTAACAtccttttctctctcatctctacCATTTGTTTGTCTTGTCGATAGCACTTATTCTCCAGCAACGGTCATTGGTGTCAAACCTACTACTAATATCACTCTTCATGGTGTCATGTTTGCCCTGCGTCTTCTCGGGCTCTCTCCGCTGTTATGTCTCCATATTAGTGGCATTGTCATCTTGGTCATTCGTCTTTTGTCAGTCTTCGAAGTTTAGTTCCTATTTCGTCTGGTGATTTTGTGAGTCTTGTGAGTTGGGCAAGCACCATCACTCATTTTTTCCTCCTCGAGTCGATAAATGTAGTTCTTATCCTTTTTAATTAGTTCATtgtgatgtttggggtcctcGTCGGGTTGAGTCTAGAGGGGGTTTCAAGTACTTTCTAATACTTGTTGATAATTATTCGCGCATGACATGGTTTCATTCAAGCAGAAAACCGAGGTCCTTATTGTACACAAATccttttatcatgaaataaaaattcaatattCTATTGATTTGCGTATTCTTTTCATTGATAACGCTCTTGAGTTTACCCAAAAGTTTGTTTCATCCTTTTGTAACTCTCATGGTATACTTCATCA
The genomic region above belongs to Salvia miltiorrhiza cultivar Shanhuang (shh) chromosome 5, IMPLAD_Smil_shh, whole genome shotgun sequence and contains:
- the LOC131026202 gene encoding uncharacterized protein LOC131026202 isoform X1 translates to MAAAYGNVILGWRMSSMDIGISRRTQCSSVILHYFPSSARAVMNMKIRCRSATTEDEAAGNTGIFSVTPSSAADFDYLGESTKGDLNLNFAINGEAGLEGPIEDVAKLEAQEAEHLLNHLGIPDPFSARHSSRGIFCSRTLNLRSISAIGYDMDYTLIHYNVAAWEGRAYDYCMDNLRNMGFPVDGLAFDPELVIRGLVIDKEKGNLVKADRFGYVKRAMHGTGMLSTQKVSEIYGRELVDLRKESRWEFLNTLFSVSEAVAFMQMVDRLDEGAIAADLGPLDYKGLYKAVGKALFRAHVEGQLKSEIMSKPELFVEPDPELPLALLDQKEAGKRLLLITNSDYHYTEKMMQHSFNRFLPNDMSWRDLFDMVIVSARKPEFFQLSHPLYEVVTGEGLMRPCFKAHAGGLYSGGSAQMVENSLGIHGDEIMYVGDHIYTDVSQSKVHLRWRTALICRELEDEYSALIRSRGHRATLIELINQKEVVGDLFNQLRLALQRRSKGRPAQTLAATHMEDKELAESIQKLLIVMRRLDHKIAPLLESDGELFNRRWGFLSRAGLWDKSHIMRQIEKYADIYTSRVSNFLHYTPFMYFRAQEQSIAHDSYSFHHQKHNDESAPNE
- the LOC131026202 gene encoding uncharacterized protein LOC131026202 isoform X2 → MAAAYGNVILGWRMSSMDIGISRRTQCSSVILHYFPSSARAVMNMKIRCRSATTEDEAAGNTGIFSVTPSSAADFDYLGESTKGDLNLNFAINGEAGLEGPIEDVAKLEAQEAEHLLNHLGIPDPFSARHSSRGIFCSRTLNLRSISAIGYDMDYTLIHYNVAAWEGRAYDYCMDNLRNMGFPVDGLAFDPELVIRGLVIDKEKGNLVKADRFGYVKRAMHGTGMLSTQKVSEIYGRELVDLRKESRWEFLNTLFSVSEAVAFMQMVDRLDEGAIAADLGPLDYKGLYKAVGKALFRAHVEGQLKSEIMSKPELFVEPDPELPLALLDQKEAGKRLLLITNSDYHYTEKMMQHSFNRFLPNDMSWRDLFDMVIVSARKPEFFQLSHPLYEVVTGEGLMRPCFKAHAGGLYSGGSAQMVENSLGIHGDEIMYVGDHIYTDVSQSKVHLRWRTALICRELEDEYSALIRSRGHRATLIELINQKEVVGDLFNQLRLALQRRSKGRPAQVL